Proteins encoded in a region of the Planococcus citri chromosome 1, ihPlaCitr1.1, whole genome shotgun sequence genome:
- the tacc gene encoding transforming acidic coiled-coil-containing protein 3 isoform X2, with product MNTKSEGEDVEVEEKNIYLTGLATESENLSSSAISEDAISLTTDSTATTTEYESANENDNCSNRVSTSTDIWYDFSSSVKSVVNEADLSAESSLSEPKHQFNHEHATKRIMNCSKENISEAGPATAADIDNINNVNVPFLNDSSELDFISKAGGTGLVAETLRKQSLYVKFDPLVSQEVNSSINDNTLKFDDSSIANNTLTAAVNNLNLDTSQENHTSAEVTTESLKLNESSVGKLISVTPVKSPRKNTPKSSPRYADIDPDDVSKLQSLLLKQMKREEAFKEEIDSLKLENEQVLKKLQNSEQEISNLKSVLEAVQENEKKLKNELMERIKSKQQLSLIMEEYEKTMSQMVSKRDEEKKEHDAIIKKIEAERDSTLQHLNNLENAFNDIHQKYERGKAVNEALKKNEDLLKKNLSDYEQTVKTVENKYELLKSHATSQLEKANQELELITQSYEKEQAKMKAMLKKSEIQISSLQNALERKSKENQELTAICDELIVKLSTHSNS from the exons ATGAATACAAAATCg GAAGGAGAAGACGTTGAAGTAGAGGAGAAAAATATATATCTGACTGGTCTGGCTACTGAATCTGAAAATTTAAG TTCGAGCGCAATATCAGAAGATGCCATCAGCTTAACTACTg ATTCGACAGCCACAACTACCGAATACGAGAGCGCGAATGAAAATGATAATTGCTCGAATCGCGTATCTACCAGCACCGATATTTGGTACGATTTCTCGTCGAGTGTGAAATCTGTGGTCAACGAAGCAGACCTATCAGCGGAGAGTTCGCTTAGCGAG CCCAAGCACCAGTTCAATCACGAACACGCCACCAAACGAATTATGAATTGTAGTAAAGAAAACATTAGCGAGGCCGGACCGGCGACCGCAGCCGATATTGATAATATTAATAATGTAAATGTACCAT TTTTAAACGATTCTTCGGAATTGGATTTCATATCAAAAGCCGGAGGTACTGGATTAGTAGCTGAGACTTTACGTAAACAATCGTTGTACGTTAAATTCGATCCTTTAGTGTCTCAAGAAGTGAATTCCAGCATTAACGATAATACCCTTAAGTTCGATGATTCCAGTATTGCGAATAACACTCTTACTGCGGCTGTTAATAATCTAAATTtaga TACTTCTCAAGAGAATCATACGTCTGCTGAAGTTACCACCGAGTCGCTAAAATTAAACGAAAGCAGCGTTGGCAAACTTATCTCGGTCACGCCAGTTAAATCTCCTAGAAAA AATACCCCCAAGTCATCGCCCAGGTATGCGGATATCGATCCCGACGATGTATCTAAACTGCAAAGTTTATTATTGAAGCAGATGAAAAGAGAAGAAGCCTTCAAA GAAGAAATAGACTCGTTGAAATTAGAAAACGAACAAGTActgaaaaaactacaaaattcgGAGCAAGAAATTAGTAATTTGAAATCCGTTCTCGAAGCTGTGcaagaaaacgagaaaaaattaaaaaacgaattaATGGAAAGGATAAAAAGCAAACAACAATTAAG CCTTATTATGGAAGAATATGAAAAAACCATGTCTCAAATGGTGAGTAAACGAGACGAAGAGAAGAAAGAGCACGATGCTATTATTAAGAAAATCGAAGCCGAACGGGACAGCACGTTGCAGCATTTAAATAATTTAGAAAACGCTTTTAACGATATTCATCA AAAATACGAACGAGGCAAAGCAGTTAACGAAGCGCTCAAAAAGAACGAAGATTTGCTCAAGAAAAATCTGAGCGATTACGAACAAACTGTTAAAACTGTAGAAAATAAATACGAATTGTTGAAATCGCACGCGACGTCACAGCTCGAAAA agccaaTCAAGAACTAGAACTAATAACGCAATCGTACGAAAAAGAACAGGCCAAGATGAAAgccatgttgaaaaaatccgaAATCCAAATCAGCTCGTTGCAGAACGCCCTCGAACGTAAATCAAAAGAGAACCAAGAACTGACCGCTATTTGCGACGAATTGATCGTTAAACTATCTACGCATTCCAATTCTTAA
- the tacc gene encoding transforming acidic coiled-coil-containing protein 1 isoform X1, producing MGNVTIKEGEDVEVEEKNIYLTGLATESENLSSSAISEDAISLTTDSTATTTEYESANENDNCSNRVSTSTDIWYDFSSSVKSVVNEADLSAESSLSEPKHQFNHEHATKRIMNCSKENISEAGPATAADIDNINNVNVPFLNDSSELDFISKAGGTGLVAETLRKQSLYVKFDPLVSQEVNSSINDNTLKFDDSSIANNTLTAAVNNLNLDTSQENHTSAEVTTESLKLNESSVGKLISVTPVKSPRKNTPKSSPRYADIDPDDVSKLQSLLLKQMKREEAFKEEIDSLKLENEQVLKKLQNSEQEISNLKSVLEAVQENEKKLKNELMERIKSKQQLSLIMEEYEKTMSQMVSKRDEEKKEHDAIIKKIEAERDSTLQHLNNLENAFNDIHQKYERGKAVNEALKKNEDLLKKNLSDYEQTVKTVENKYELLKSHATSQLEKANQELELITQSYEKEQAKMKAMLKKSEIQISSLQNALERKSKENQELTAICDELIVKLSTHSNS from the exons ATGGGTAACGTAACTATTAAG GAAGGAGAAGACGTTGAAGTAGAGGAGAAAAATATATATCTGACTGGTCTGGCTACTGAATCTGAAAATTTAAG TTCGAGCGCAATATCAGAAGATGCCATCAGCTTAACTACTg ATTCGACAGCCACAACTACCGAATACGAGAGCGCGAATGAAAATGATAATTGCTCGAATCGCGTATCTACCAGCACCGATATTTGGTACGATTTCTCGTCGAGTGTGAAATCTGTGGTCAACGAAGCAGACCTATCAGCGGAGAGTTCGCTTAGCGAG CCCAAGCACCAGTTCAATCACGAACACGCCACCAAACGAATTATGAATTGTAGTAAAGAAAACATTAGCGAGGCCGGACCGGCGACCGCAGCCGATATTGATAATATTAATAATGTAAATGTACCAT TTTTAAACGATTCTTCGGAATTGGATTTCATATCAAAAGCCGGAGGTACTGGATTAGTAGCTGAGACTTTACGTAAACAATCGTTGTACGTTAAATTCGATCCTTTAGTGTCTCAAGAAGTGAATTCCAGCATTAACGATAATACCCTTAAGTTCGATGATTCCAGTATTGCGAATAACACTCTTACTGCGGCTGTTAATAATCTAAATTtaga TACTTCTCAAGAGAATCATACGTCTGCTGAAGTTACCACCGAGTCGCTAAAATTAAACGAAAGCAGCGTTGGCAAACTTATCTCGGTCACGCCAGTTAAATCTCCTAGAAAA AATACCCCCAAGTCATCGCCCAGGTATGCGGATATCGATCCCGACGATGTATCTAAACTGCAAAGTTTATTATTGAAGCAGATGAAAAGAGAAGAAGCCTTCAAA GAAGAAATAGACTCGTTGAAATTAGAAAACGAACAAGTActgaaaaaactacaaaattcgGAGCAAGAAATTAGTAATTTGAAATCCGTTCTCGAAGCTGTGcaagaaaacgagaaaaaattaaaaaacgaattaATGGAAAGGATAAAAAGCAAACAACAATTAAG CCTTATTATGGAAGAATATGAAAAAACCATGTCTCAAATGGTGAGTAAACGAGACGAAGAGAAGAAAGAGCACGATGCTATTATTAAGAAAATCGAAGCCGAACGGGACAGCACGTTGCAGCATTTAAATAATTTAGAAAACGCTTTTAACGATATTCATCA AAAATACGAACGAGGCAAAGCAGTTAACGAAGCGCTCAAAAAGAACGAAGATTTGCTCAAGAAAAATCTGAGCGATTACGAACAAACTGTTAAAACTGTAGAAAATAAATACGAATTGTTGAAATCGCACGCGACGTCACAGCTCGAAAA agccaaTCAAGAACTAGAACTAATAACGCAATCGTACGAAAAAGAACAGGCCAAGATGAAAgccatgttgaaaaaatccgaAATCCAAATCAGCTCGTTGCAGAACGCCCTCGAACGTAAATCAAAAGAGAACCAAGAACTGACCGCTATTTGCGACGAATTGATCGTTAAACTATCTACGCATTCCAATTCTTAA
- the LOC135839193 gene encoding uncharacterized protein LOC135839193, translating to MVLPDRSKESDYASENWYRYTFGYKLEDYNPDKVEERPTSAPTLQKIATVKAAIALWNRACVEIGGFTTQAEPRLRSPMLFEIFLWVDLVLPVPKSIANSIQNYVRRIDETVRTWACHISEAVFLNKYELKKAYEHVNCIYWNSNETINLLETARNLLKSDKLNTVDKFHVASTYCLQEEVEKIWQTFETIDRLFDGVHEPHQLSLYWAGKFDKSLPEDENLTPINVLNALDMRVSNWPAIEYIFNQLNSEQQVTKAVDLIEKFGLRYQKLILMKLNESQRVSVFEKYFIIIVPNYANSKDNDEEDAIFESWYEFRNFITGAQFGNLISVLLLDQVKESIIIELWNTAPDYIKNYSILNSSDYVFFQIILRQLQYVMYMESHLFNLISSVLSYCDSVDTSIKRKVTKARFFIVICLKLCRRRDLELLDGLLSLFHVDAAESTEYKQFLVSSSYFNIKCQRLITRRHFDSLFRLLDFRSSILTDSSSTQFLRKMLSENMQVLNNWCLKCYSVGNLKYLNADLAPLRSSYPEIVSEYKKNLLLSDEGLQMCVNRFVSKDLILPRIIADGLPIDLAAEFKRKIISSPQAIDKLKRMMVKKRSNTAMKLIDWYIESESDRKTFKQAIEDAVREMTPQERVLIYY from the exons ATGGTTCTGCCAGATCGATCAAAGGAAAGCGATTATGCGAGTGAAAATTGGTACCGGTACACCTTTGGTTATAAACTGGAAGATTACAATCCTGATAAAGTAGAAG AGAGACCGACCTCGGCGCCTACCTTGCAAAAGATAGCTACCGTGAAGGCGGCAATCGCTTTATGGAATCGTGCCTGTGTCGAGATAGGAGGATTTACCACACAAGCTGAGCCACGTCTTCGGTCACCTATGTTATTCGAGATATTCCTTTGGGTAGACTTAGTATTACCTGTACCGAAGTCGATTGCGAATTCCATCCAGAATTATGTAAGAAGAATAGATGAGACCGTGCGAACCTGGGCTTGCCACATCTCCGAAGCTGTATTTCTTAACAAATATGAACTAAAAAAGGCATACGAGCACGTCAACTGTATTTATTGGAATTCGAACGAGACAATCAATTTGCTAGAAACTGctcgaaatttattaaaatccgACAAATTGAACACTGTCGACAAGTTTCACGTGGCAAGCACGTATTGCTTGCAAGAAGAAGTCGAGAAAATATGGCAGACGTTCGAGACGATTGACCGTTTATTCGATGGTGTCCACGAGCCTCATCAGTTAAGTTTGTATTGGGCTGGCAAATTCGATAAGTCACTACCAGAGGATGAAAATCTTACACCTATCAATGTGTTAAACGCCTTAGACATGCGTGTTTCCAACTGGCCAGCGATCGAATACATCTTCAATCAATTGAATAGCGAGCAACAAGTTACAAAAGCTGTTGATTTGATCGAAAAGTTTGGCTTacgttatcaaaaattaatattgatgaaattgaacGAATCTCAACGTGTTTCggtgtttgaaaaatactttattATTATCGTACCCAATTACGCCAATTCCAAAGATAACGATGAAGAAGATGCCATTTTTGAATCGTGGTacgaatttcgaaattttattactGGAGCTCAATTCGGTAACTTAATCAGCGTGCTGTTGCTCGACCAAGTGAAAGAGTCGATTATAATTGAACTATGGAACACTGCTCCAGATTATATAAAGAACTATAGTATATTAAATTCCAGTGATTATGTGTTCTTCCAAATCATATTAAGACAATTGCAGTACGTCATGTACATGGAATCACATCTCTTCAATTTAATATCATCGGTGTTGTCGTACTGCGATTCTGTCGATACGAGTATCAAACGAAAAGTTACGAAGGCACGGTTCTTCATTGTAATATGCCTGAAATTATGTCGTCGCAGAGATTTGGAATTGCTTGACGGATTGTTGAGTTTATTCCATGTCGATGCTGCAGAATCGACCGAATACAAGCAATTTCTCGTCAGTAGCTCTTACTTCAACATAAAATGTCAAAGGTTGATAACCCGTCGTCACTTTGACTCGCTCTTCAGATTACTTGATTTCCGCTCCTCAATTCTTACCGATTCTTCATCGACGCAATTCCTGCGTAAAATGTTATCTGAGAATATGCAGGTTCTCAATAACTGGTGTTTAAAGTGCTACTCTGtcggaaatttgaaatatttgaatgcTGACCTGGCTCCACTCCGGTCATCGTATCCAGAAATCGTTTccgagtataaaaaaaatctcctctTGTCGGACGAAGGTTTGCAAATGTGTGTAAATCGTTTTGTTTCCAAGGACCTTATCCTGCCAAGAATTATTGCCGATGGTTTACCGATCGATTTAGCGGCggaattcaaaagaaaaatcatttcttcacCCCAGGCCATCGATAAACTGAAGAGAATGATGGTGAAGAAACGATCCAATACTGCGATGAAATTGATAGACTGGTATATCGAATCGGAAAGTGATAGGAAAACGTTTAAGCAAGCTATTGAGGATGCTGTAAGGGAAATGACACCTCAGGAACGTGTCCTAATTTATTATTGA